One part of the Rutidosis leptorrhynchoides isolate AG116_Rl617_1_P2 chromosome 1, CSIRO_AGI_Rlap_v1, whole genome shotgun sequence genome encodes these proteins:
- the LOC139885559 gene encoding probable WRKY transcription factor 17 encodes MAVDFVGIQSTEHFKRMFQLTDHNFTVPSAIKRTGHARFRCGPSPSPSSSDSHGPSTSTRSAPVLFHLKQNSNEYLYNKSATETTSSSLSLSSTSTNSSSLLSPLNPGEEGSVSNGKQFCGLGIVAPAPTFSNRKPPLPSSHRKRCRAERPSVSLQGSSNRGCHCCKRRKLASKRVIIRVPITGSKVSSIPADDCSWKKYGEKRIDGSNYPRVYYKCNTGKGCPARKSVELDIFDSKMLIVTYAGEHIHAPTTILAQV; translated from the exons ATGGCCGTTGATTTCGTCGGAATTCAATCCACCGAACATTTCAAGCGCATGTTCCAGTTAACAGATCACAACTTCACCGTTCCATCCGCCATCAAACGCACTGGCCACGCTCGTTTTCGCTGCGGACCTTCACCGTCACCGTCATCTTCCGATTCTCACGGTCCGTCTACTTCTACACGATCGGCACCGGTTTTATTCCATTTAAAGCAAAATTCAAACGAATATTTATACAACAAATCTGCCACGGAAACAACGTCATCGTCGCTGTCGTTATCGTCTACGTCAACGAACTCGTCTTCGTTATTATCTCCGTTAAATCCAGGAGAAGAAGGAAGCGTTTCAAACGGTAAACAATTTTGCGGTTTAGGTATTGTAGCTCCGGCACCGACGTTTTCAAATCGGAAACCGCCGCTTCCGTCATCACACCGGAAACGTTGCCGCGCCGAACGTCCATCAGTTTCTTTGCAGGGATCCAGTAACAGAGGCTGTCATTGTTGTAAGAGAAG GAAATTAGCATCCAAACGTGTAATAATAAGAGTTCCGATTACCGGATCTAAGGTTAGTAGCATTCCGGCCGATGATTGTTCGTGGAAGAAGTATGGGGAGAAGAGAATTGATGGATCAAATTACCCTAG AGTTTATTACAAGTGTAATACCGGAAAAGGATGTCCGGCTAGGAAGAGTGTGGAGTTAGATATATTCGATTCGAAGATGCTTATCGTAACATATGCCGGAGAACATATTCACGCGCCGACGACGATACTGGCACAGGTTTGA